A genomic segment from Manduca sexta isolate Smith_Timp_Sample1 chromosome 13, JHU_Msex_v1.0, whole genome shotgun sequence encodes:
- the LOC115450201 gene encoding dol-P-Man:Man(7)GlcNAc(2)-PP-Dol alpha-1,6-mannosyltransferase — MVQLLYIIASLHVLLCPFTKVEESFNIQAFHDILYHRHNLTQYDHNEFPGVVPRTFIGPLVISLLSAPIVGLLHIIEINKFWTQYVVRLTLALTVIGAWSRLKNALQKQFGNTFAWWFTLITVTQYHFMFYMSRPLPNIMVLPLVLLAFEGWLSGKQKQFIISAGAAIIIFRSELAMLFGLFLIMDLYFKKLDIPTLFKIAIPAAIALIALTVVVDSIFWGRLLWPEAEVFWYNTILNKSSDWGTSPFLWYFYSALPRGLGPSIVLIPVGLYLDRRFVQFCAPAFVYILLYSFLPHKELRFIIYVFPLLNMASAAACSYIYIRRTKTPIFELLFWGAIVIIVGNIIISLAFMLVAITNYPGGVAITRFHKLLKNEPFVHVHISNLAAQTGVTRFTQIRNDWIYSKNESLDVEQLQEYTHLLIEAKSKYSPNLKAFTHTHIILDSIESFSQVAVNYKLMPPFRIKTKPAIFVLERTDFREYPLGHKTQSFESEKENESYEVKQNEYKEDSIESNVDYENGDDDDKIDFEPATVVEPQKADEIKKESDEIIEEVEVPEAKIVVEEAIVVEEIKEKPAKTKPKKSLATPKDESVALEAEEPVPRIIPKKLPNTPAEEPIVDMQDEVIPKIKAKKSLDELKLLRQERKKKAITKIKSETRKEVVASAKEKLRELMKRHKHIADELSDTNISDVKVELEKDGRGDIPDSELLTETEKIEILESVDETNKEDPTIGAGPKVEVIESNQTNENIDSIVEEVIARLIDRKIYDDKTKPEDIKAEDRQMIQKIVEEILSERMNYSNPHNK, encoded by the exons atggtccAGTTGCTGTATATAATTGCTAGTTTACACGTTCTTCTGTGCCCATTCACTAAAGTGGAAGAGAGCTTCAATATACAAGCTTTTCACGACATATTGTACCACAGACATAACCTCACACAG TACGACCACAATGAATTTCCGGGTGTGGTGCCTCGCACTTTCATTGGACCACTCGTTATTTCGCTGTTATCCGCACCTATAGTTGGATTATTACACatcattgaaattaataaattctggACACAATATGTAG ttcggTTAACATTAGCACTGACAGTAATAGGAGCATGGAGTCGTCTAAAGAATGCTCTTCAAAAGCAATTTGGTAACACATTTGCCTGGTGGTTTACTCTCATCACTGTTACTCAGTATCACTTCATGTTTTACATGAGTCGTCCTCTACCTAACATTATGGTGCTACCTTTAG TTCTGCTAGCATTTGAAGGATGGCTCTCcggtaaacaaaaacaattcatAATATCAGCTGGGGcagcaattattatatttaggtcTGAGTTGGCAATGTTGTTTGGTCTGTTTTTAATTATGGACCTCTATTTTAAGAAATTGGATATACCAAC ATTGTTTAAGATCGCCATTCCTGCTGCAATTGCTCTGATAGCCCTAACTGTTGTAGTGGATTCAATATTTTGGGGACGATTACTATGGCCAGAAGCAGAAGTGTTTTGGTACAACACAATATTGAACAAAAGTTCTGACTGGGGT ACATCACCTTTCCTGTGGTATTTCTACTCGGCTCTTCCGCGCGGGCTCGGTCCCAGTATAGTCCTCATACCTGTTGGCTTGTATTTGGACCGCCGCTTCGTGCAGTTTTGTGCGCCagcttttgtttatatattactttattcaTTTCTGCCTCATAAGGAACTTAGGTTTATTATTTACGTTTTCCCATTGCTCAATATGGCATCTGCTGCTGCTTGCTCTTACAT TTATATAAGACGAACGAAAACACCGATATTCGAGTTATTATTTTGGGGGGCTATCGTTATAATTGTGGGTAACATTATAATATCCCTTGCATTTATGTTAGTTGCAATAACTAACTACCCAGGAGGCGTAGCTATTACAAG ATTCCACAAACTACTAAAAAATGAACCATTTGTTCACGTACATATCAGCAACCTAGCTGCTCAAACAGGCGTTACTAGATTCACACAAATACGTAATGATTGGATATATAGTAAAAATGAGTCATTAGATGTAGAACAACTCCAAGAGTATACTCATCTTCTCATTGAAGCAAAGAGCAAATACTCGCCAAATCTTAAAGCCTTCACtcatacacacataattctgGATAGTATTGAATCTTTTTCGCAAGTTGCTGTCAATTATAAGCTGATGCCACCTTTCCGAATCAAAACAAAACCAGCTATTTTCGTACTAGAAAGGACAGATTTCCGTGAGTATCCTCTTGGGCACAAAACTCAAAGTTTCGAGAGCGAAAAAGAAAATGAGTCATATGAAGTTAAACAAAATGAGTACAAAGAAGATTCAATAGAAAGTAATGTAGACTATGAGAATGGAGACGACGATGATAAAATCGACTTTGAACCTGCTACAGTTGTCGAGCCGCAAAAGGCCGatgagataaaaaaagaaagcgACGAAATTATCGAAGAAGTTGAAGTACCTGAAGCAAAAATTGTAGTTGAAGAAGCCATTGTTGTTGAAGAGATAAAAGAGAAACCAGCCAAAACAAAACCTAAGAAATCATTAGCAACTCCGAAGGATGAATCCGTCGCGCTGGAAGCTGAAGAACCAGTCCCTAGGATAATACCCAAGAAATTACCGAATACTCCAGCCGAAGAACCAATTGTTGATATGCAAGACGAGGTTATACCAAAAATTAAAGCCAAAAAATCTTTAGATGAGTTAAAGTTATTAAgacaagaaagaaagaaaaaggcaATAACGAAAATTAAAAGTGAAACTCGTAAAGAAGTTGTCGCGTCAGCAAAAGAAAAACTGAGGGAATTAATGAAGAGGCACAAACATATCGCTGATGAGCTGTCCGATACTAACATATCAGATGTTAAGGTTGAATTAGAGAAGGATGGAAGAGGTGATATACCTGATTCAGAATTATTAACTGAAACTGAAAAGATAGAAATTTTGGAGTCTGTGGATGAGACCAATAAAGAAGATCCAACTATAGGTGCAGGGCCTAAAGTAGAAGTCATTGAGAGTAATCAGACGAACGAAAATATAGACTCCATAGTAGAAGAAGTTATAGCTAGACTTatagatagaaaaatatatgatgATAAAACTAAACCTGAAGATATCAAAGCAGAGGACAGACAAATGATACAAAAAATTGTTGAAGAAATTTTGTCTGAGAGAATGAATTATTCTAATCCACACAATAAGTGA